The nucleotide window GCAATTATTTTCGATTATGTCTATGAATCCAGTATTGATAGAACAAACGGAATTTGTGGCGTGAAGTGTACGGCATGCGACCAGATTGCAATAATGACTGCTAAAAAAGACATGGCACAGCAGGGTGAGCCTTATAAGTTCGGCGTCAAGGACGGAATGTTGGAAACATTCATTATTCAGCGTGGTTTTTCTCAGGTTTGCAATGTTACCAGTGATGATTATAAAAAAGCCTATTTCAAGGGAATCAATGAAGGCCGCCCAGTATGCTGCCTGTCATATTTCGTTAGTGCAATAGTGGAATAAAATCAGCTATCGCCAAGTAATAGTAGACAGTAGAAAATGAGACTTTTAGAAGATCTGTTATGAAAAGTAATATTGACGCAAAGAACGATTCGATGATTGTATTCACGGGTGGGCAGATACTTACTATGGACTCCGAGCAAAAATACGTGGAAGCCGTAGTTATCAAGGAAGGTCATATTGTAGCCGTTGGCGATAGAAGTCTCCTTAAAGCTTATCCTGATGCGAAAATTCACGATCTGAAACCGGGTTCTACTTCCTGCTTTCATTGATTCTCACAACCATTGTCTTCACTCGGTTGTTTTTTCCCTACCTGGGCGAACCTGATAGGCTTAACTGAAAAGGAATCCGTACCCAGGCGTCACACCGGCTGCTGAGGCGGCATATAATAAGCTCCACGATGAATAGCGGCTTCCGGTCTCGGTGCTTATGATGCCTGGAGAGATCGTTCTGGACAATCAGCTGAGTTATCGGCTCCATGGGCTATCTATACCTTTATGTCAATTTGCTTTGCAAAAGATCACTTTTACACAAAAATAGCTGTGTTATTCTATTTCTTGCTTGTTTTCTATTACTAAAGCACCCTTTAATTATAATTTCTTAAATAATCTCTCTATTTTATATTAATCTTTAAGTGAAAAAAGCATATATAGTAATAACTGCAATAAATAATGTGTTATCTATGATCAAAGTTAAACTGTCTGGTGGGTGATATAATAGAAACAGAACTTATGAGGATAGGGGTTTCTCTTCCAGATAATCTTTTGAGTAAATTCGATGAAATCATTGAGAAAAGAGGTTATCCTTCCCGGTCGGAAGGCATGAGAGACGCTATCAAAAGTTATATTTTCCATTACGAATGGATAAATGACGTAAAAGGCGACCGTATAGGAACAATTGCAGTTATCTATGACAATACAAAAAAAGGACTTTCAAACATTTTAACAAACACTCAGCACAATTATTCACACCTGATAAGATCCTCAGTGTGTGTTTACCTTGATCGCGAAAATTGTTTTGAACTAATTTTTTTCAATGGAAAAGGTGAAGATATTGCAGAACTTGCTGAATCCATAATAGCGTTAAAAGGAGTTAAATTCTCAAAACTTACAACTATATCATTAAATAAATAATACACTCATAAATGTATCCTTACAAGCAATATACTTTTAAGAAGCTCTACCCTTGATAAATTTTAAACTACTAACACATGAGTAAAACGAGAAATTTTGAATTATAACTTGAACGCAAAAACACCTGAAATTCCCAACTTGCTGCACACACAGGTGAAGAACTCAGGAGTTATGCGTTCAACTCACAAATTTAGGAGGCTTTTTTGTTTTTGTCTGTTCGCTTAGACATAGATGAATATGGTGAACTTATATTTAACACTTTTCTTTATTTTCATATCATTTGATGTTATTATATTAACAAATTGTATTACCTCGCTTTGGTTAACGTTCAGGAAAAAATACCTTAACTTTTACCGTAATTAAAAATATGAAGTCAATGAGAAAAAAACGACTAGTATAAGGCCTGATGTTTTAAAAATAAAGGATACTACAGTTCACCTGTACTCGATTAACTAATTTTGCGTGAAGCTTCGAATAAAAAATATCGCAGATCATCTGTGTTCAGTTAACTAATTTTACTTACAGCTTGAACACCAGTTACGGCAATTATTTCTGCACTATTTGTAAATATTCAAAAATGTGGCTTTTCAGGCAATTTTTCTATTTTTGTTTTCTCCGATTTCAATCAGATTGATAGATTGATACACCTAAGTTTTTTTGCTCTTTCTCCATCTTTTCAAAGAACAAGTAATAAAGTACGGTTGCAACTACATATAAAACACAGGTAAGAAGGAAAGGAAGACTATAGTAGCTGTGAGACATCATCAAACCACCTGCATAGGTGCTCAGTCCGACACATGTATAGCAGCTCATCCATATCAGGCTGTTTACAGTTGCCCTCTGGTCTTCACTGACCACCTCCATGTTGAAACTACTTAAAATAGGGTTTGACATGTTCATTATAGCTGACCGCATGATGTATCCGAAGGCAGCTATTGTAAGTACGGATGTAGATGTGAAGAGCATAAGAAACGGGATTGAAGAGAGCTGAACCAGGGCTACAACCTTCACCTTTCCTAACCATTCAGTAAGTATAGGAACAAATAATAAGGTGAACATCATGACCACCTGGGAAAGGGAAAAGATGAAACCTATCTGCCTGGAGCTTGCTCCAAGAACAATATCAAAATAAACATTAAAATAAGGGAGAGCCAGCCCCCATCCCATACCTATAAGTCCGTTCACCAGAATCAGTTTTCGGATTGTTTCTGACCTTAGAGTTGAAACAAGGGTAGAAAACAGAGCTGGCCTTCCTGGAAGGGTGGATTTTTTGTTCTTTATGAATATCAGGGGTAGCAGGGAAATCAATACAGCAGCTAAAGATGCATATAGTGAGAGCTGGTAAGCCGCTGGTCCTGTGGGGTCGATCTTGAGTGAGCTGGTGAAGACCTGCGGTAGAGTACCACCTGCAAAGTTTCCTATCATGATGCCTATGGTGTATAACAGATAGTACATCGAAAACAGGTGCATTCTTTCATAACTTGTGGAATTTTCAACCATGAATGTAGATGCTGTAACTATTTTTAGCGACGAGGATACCCCGTAGAGAATGCTAAATAAAGCCAGCAGGAATGTTGAAGTGGTGGTGTACAGGACTGCGAAGGAAAACAGAAGAAGAAGGCAGGACAATAACAATGTGTTCTTTCGGCCTGCTCTATCGCAAAACATGGCCGAAGGAATTGCAAACAGGCCGGTAGATATGGAAACAAGTGAGAGCATGAGTCCCAGGAAGTCCTCCCTGAACCCGAGCCTTAAGATATATAGATTGAAGATTACTTCGTAGATTCCCAGGCTCAAAGAGATAAGAAAAATGTAACCTAAGAACAGATACGCATTTAGACTGAAACTGTTTAGTCTTGCTCTGTATCCGGCAACTGCACTGATTGTCGTGTTTAAAACAAATCTGCTGTTAAGTGATGAGTGTTTTTTCATGGTAACTGCTCTGAAGAAATATACAGTTTTCAGTCGATGTTTCTCCTTTCTCTAGGGTCAAGCAGGTCTCTTAATTCGTCTCCAAGGTAGTTGAATACCAGGACCGTAAGCATGATAGAAAGTCCTGGAAAGATCATTACGTGGGGGCAGACCGGATGTATGTTTTTCCTTCATTCAGCATGGAACCCCATTCCGAAGTAGGCGGTTGCACCCCAGAGCCCAGGAAACTGAGGCCTGCTGCTGATAGTATGACATATCTCATTCCACTCCCGTTACCGATTTTTCACATACAAGTCTTTTCCATCGTTTATCTTTTTAAGAACGATTTTATAGCATAAAGTACAGATTTAATAGAATTAATTATTAATAATTTCTTTATTATTATGTTGAAAAGATACATAAGATATAACCATTATAAAACTTTCGAAACCATCATGTAAGTAAAGATAACAAGATATCAGAGCGTTTTTCATACTCAACTTTCGAATATATGGAAACACTGTCTGGAAAAGCTCAGATTAAAAAAGAAAGAAGTTATTCCGATATGAAATCGATGCTAATATCTACCTGAGTAACAGAAAGCCTTAATTATCAGTTTTAATGCAATGTGCATTAACGGTTTAGGGTTTACTGAATGTTGTCTTTACCTATTCCCGCTTTTTTTGAAAACTTACACACTGAAAGGTTATTGGGCGAAGGTGTTTTTCCAGAACACCCTAACGATGATTTTTTTAGGAAAACTCTGGACAAAATCCAGTAACACGGAAAAACTGAACTTTTCAACCATATATCTCTGCAAGCTATGAAACCCGTTCCTATTAATCTCCTTTTTGCTATTCTGATACTACAAATTTCAGTGTTTGTGGTGACGATAACCACGATGATAACGGAAAAACTATCAACATTACTTATGGTCATCCTAAAGACAAGAGAGTAAACTTACTTTGTTTTTTCATTTCTATGGCTACTGATCACAAAGGAATTCCTCTATTGGTTCTATGTTTACTTTGTATTCAATAGCTAAATGGAAACTTAGAACAGGATTGGAAGAAGCAAAAGAAGCTATTAGAAATCAGGTTAAGAAGAAAACATAGACTCCAAAAATGAAAATGGGTATTCTTCCTGTTCAGGAGAATAACAAAACTAATGATCGAAATTTATAATCTTAGTTTAACAGTCTGATTTTTATGTGGGAAGATTGTTTTTCATATCCGTTGGAATGATAAGTAATATTATTTCAACAATTTTTGCCAATTTTTTACGATTCTATTTGACAGATGATTCTCTTTCTCTTGATAGATGCTTTTATGATTTTTGACCAAATTATTGGTATAGAATTTGACAGATAGCGTGAATCTCAGATAAAATCTAGATACTGAGCTCATCCCAAAACAAATTTCATTCCCAAAATCTATCCCAAATCTATTATACTATTTTCATGTTGGAAATCAAAGCGAGTATTCAAAATTCAAAGTTTTGGGATAGGCTCACTATCTAAAAAGTTAGGTGCTAAAAGTGATAAAATAGGACGAAAAATCTCTATAAGTTTACCTTATAGTAATTGTGAAGCTGGAAAATCAGAGTTAATTTTACGAAATTTATGAACACTGTCAATTGATTTTTGACAAAAAATTGAAGCTCGTCAGTAAATTTATTTCGTACTGTCAAACTAAGGTTATAAGGAAAAGGATAAAGAAAGTATTAAAATCTGGCTGAGGAAACAATTAAAGTGCTGAGATTGGTGGGAAAAAATAAGAAAATATTATGTATGAGAAAAATAGTGTGGAAAGTAGGTTAGAGCACAAATCATAAAAGTATCTATCAAGAGAAAGAGAATCATCTGTCAAACTAAATCACAAAAATTTGTTTGAATAATAATTTATTATTCCAATGAATATGAAAACAATCTTTCAACATAAAAATCAAACTGATGAACTCAGGTAGTATTATAAGACTTCAAGTTATAAATCTACTATACTCTTGATCTG belongs to Methanosarcina barkeri 3 and includes:
- the nikR gene encoding nickel-responsive transcriptional regulator NikR; translated protein: METELMRIGVSLPDNLLSKFDEIIEKRGYPSRSEGMRDAIKSYIFHYEWINDVKGDRIGTIAVIYDNTKKGLSNILTNTQHNYSHLIRSSVCVYLDRENCFELIFFNGKGEDIAELAESIIALKGVKFSKLTTISLNK
- a CDS encoding MFS transporter, which produces MKKHSSLNSRFVLNTTISAVAGYRARLNSFSLNAYLFLGYIFLISLSLGIYEVIFNLYILRLGFREDFLGLMLSLVSISTGLFAIPSAMFCDRAGRKNTLLLSCLLLLFSFAVLYTTTSTFLLALFSILYGVSSSLKIVTASTFMVENSTSYERMHLFSMYYLLYTIGIMIGNFAGGTLPQVFTSSLKIDPTGPAAYQLSLYASLAAVLISLLPLIFIKNKKSTLPGRPALFSTLVSTLRSETIRKLILVNGLIGMGWGLALPYFNVYFDIVLGASSRQIGFIFSLSQVVMMFTLLFVPILTEWLGKVKVVALVQLSSIPFLMLFTSTSVLTIAAFGYIMRSAIMNMSNPILSSFNMEVVSEDQRATVNSLIWMSCYTCVGLSTYAGGLMMSHSYYSLPFLLTCVLYVVATVLYYLFFEKMEKEQKNLGVSIYQSD